In one window of Acidobacteriota bacterium DNA:
- a CDS encoding sigma-70 family RNA polymerase sigma factor → MPRDQSADGWNLTQEDFQRIHRKIFATLKGLRASDEEAEELAQEAFLQAFRSRATFRGQSQLDTWIVGVAKKVWLQARRDATRKKRARQEVPLEPDRVEAEASTWAGGSGTPSPQAVFEQRRRLERVKRAFLALPRELQRPLKLFLEGKTYAEIAEALKVKTSQVSSLIHRARQKLRRAVEDRPADSAP, encoded by the coding sequence GTGCCCAGAGATCAGAGCGCCGATGGATGGAACCTCACCCAAGAGGATTTTCAGCGCATCCATCGGAAGATCTTCGCCACGCTGAAAGGCCTCAGAGCCTCCGACGAGGAAGCCGAAGAGCTAGCCCAAGAAGCCTTCCTCCAGGCCTTTCGGAGCCGCGCCACCTTCCGCGGTCAATCCCAGCTCGACACCTGGATCGTCGGCGTCGCCAAGAAGGTCTGGTTGCAGGCCCGGCGGGACGCGACTCGGAAGAAGCGGGCCAGGCAGGAAGTACCGCTGGAGCCGGATCGAGTCGAGGCGGAGGCCAGCACGTGGGCCGGTGGCTCCGGCACCCCGAGCCCACAGGCGGTGTTCGAGCAGAGGCGACGGCTGGAGAGGGTGAAGCGGGCCTTCCTCGCGCTTCCGCGGGAGCTCCAGCGGCCGCTGAAGCTTTTTCTCGAGGGCAAGACCTACGCGGAGATCGCCGAAGCGCTCAAGGTCAAGACCAGTCAAGTATCCTCGCTCATACACCGGGCACGGCAGAAGCTCCGCCGAGCGGTCGAGGATCGGCCTGCGGACTCCGCGCCCTGA